The following coding sequences are from one Thermostaphylospora chromogena window:
- a CDS encoding FAD-dependent oxidoreductase, with protein MSPSPLRVLIAGGGIGGLCLAQGLRKAGVDVTVFERAPSAAAFREGYRLHVSPEGSRALHSCLPDELFTVLQETSGRPPRSMSFLTERLAELLSVEVLPAGAEPDPVAAHRSVNRYTLRQILLTGLDDIVHYGKECVGYERHGDEAVTVRFADGSTAEGTVLIGAEGGRSAVREQLLPHAGRVETGMVSVGGRLPLDAETRALLPRHLSSGPASVLAPRGFSLFIATHQAVIADRYRHLAPPEAGDYVVWGFTGPRDRLPVVDRPAREVRRLVLERMRGWDRRLRALVERSDLDTIHPIVLRTAVPIDAWRPSNVTVMGDAIHSMPPSLGVGANIALRDAELLTRKLSAVQRGRLGTVQAIGEYEREMRKYGFAAVRASNRALKQSAITGPVAFATTKAALRIMNALPPVKNMVFR; from the coding sequence ATGTCCCCCTCTCCACTACGTGTCCTGATCGCGGGTGGTGGTATCGGCGGGCTCTGCCTGGCGCAGGGCCTGCGCAAGGCGGGCGTCGACGTCACCGTCTTCGAGCGCGCGCCCTCCGCCGCCGCCTTCCGGGAAGGCTACCGCCTGCACGTCAGCCCGGAAGGCAGCCGGGCGCTGCACTCATGCCTGCCCGACGAGCTCTTCACGGTCCTCCAGGAGACCTCGGGCCGACCGCCCCGGAGCATGAGCTTCCTGACCGAGCGCCTCGCCGAGCTCCTCTCGGTCGAAGTCCTCCCCGCAGGCGCAGAGCCCGACCCGGTGGCCGCCCACCGCTCGGTCAACCGGTACACGCTGCGCCAGATCCTGCTCACCGGGCTGGACGACATCGTGCACTACGGCAAGGAGTGCGTCGGCTACGAACGGCACGGCGACGAGGCGGTCACGGTCCGCTTCGCCGACGGCTCCACCGCCGAGGGGACCGTACTGATCGGCGCCGAAGGCGGGCGCTCGGCGGTGCGGGAGCAACTCCTGCCGCACGCCGGGCGGGTCGAGACCGGTATGGTCTCCGTCGGCGGGCGCCTGCCGCTCGACGCCGAGACCCGTGCGCTGCTCCCGCGCCACCTGTCCAGCGGACCCGCCTCCGTGCTGGCTCCGCGCGGCTTCAGCCTCTTCATCGCGACGCACCAGGCCGTCATCGCCGACCGCTACCGCCACCTCGCACCGCCCGAGGCCGGAGACTACGTGGTCTGGGGATTCACCGGCCCGCGGGACAGGCTGCCCGTCGTCGACCGCCCCGCGCGGGAAGTGCGCCGTCTGGTGCTGGAGCGCATGCGCGGATGGGACCGGCGGCTGCGGGCCCTGGTGGAGCGATCCGACCTCGACACCATCCACCCGATCGTCCTCCGGACCGCCGTTCCGATCGACGCGTGGCGGCCGAGCAACGTGACCGTCATGGGAGACGCCATCCACAGCATGCCGCCCTCGCTCGGCGTGGGCGCCAACATCGCGCTGCGCGACGCCGAACTGCTCACCCGCAAGCTGTCCGCCGTCCAGCGTGGCCGGCTCGGGACGGTCCAGGCCATCGGCGAATACGAGCGCGAGATGCGCAAGTACGGCTTCGCGGCCGTACGAGCCTCCAACCGCGCGCTCAAGCAGTCGGCGATCACCGGCCCGGTCGCCTTCGCCACGACCAAGGCCGCATTGCGGATCATGAACGCCCTGCCCCCGGTCAAGAACATGGTGTTCAGATGA
- a CDS encoding MarR family winged helix-turn-helix transcriptional regulator, whose protein sequence is MTIRPEEDAERIRAGLGRELGGRLGTGVVLFHSAIAERLGINVTDWRCLEILLRTGPANPTRLAQHTGMSSAAIAQILGRLERAGLIVRRPDPSDGRRTLVHPISDPERDRELSEAFAGLARRVADLTSSFSEDQLAAIAAFMTGLADIMESEAAALRRGRPTGR, encoded by the coding sequence GTGACCATCCGACCGGAGGAGGACGCCGAACGGATACGGGCAGGGCTCGGGCGCGAGCTGGGCGGCCGTCTCGGCACCGGCGTGGTGCTCTTCCACTCGGCCATCGCCGAACGGCTCGGCATCAACGTGACCGACTGGAGATGCCTGGAGATCCTGCTGCGCACCGGGCCGGCCAACCCCACGCGGCTCGCGCAGCACACCGGCATGTCCTCGGCCGCCATCGCGCAGATCCTGGGGCGGCTGGAACGCGCGGGCCTGATCGTCCGCAGACCCGACCCCTCCGACGGACGACGCACCCTCGTTCACCCGATCTCCGATCCCGAACGGGACCGCGAGCTGAGCGAGGCGTTCGCCGGCCTCGCTCGCCGCGTGGCCGACCTGACCTCCTCCTTCAGCGAGGATCAGCTCGCCGCCATCGCGGCCTTCATGACCGGCCTGGCCGACATCATGGAGAGCGAGGCGGCCGCGCTGCGCCGCGGTCGGCCGACCGGGAGGTGA
- a CDS encoding NAD(P)-dependent oxidoreductase, translated as MSANNGNPNHRIVIFGATGRTGRLAVAQAVREGHEVVAFTRGTRPPDSASAVVTGDPRDHRAVCEALEGADAVISTLPGGNRRDPHLAAEVTGTIVNAMTELGVRRLVVTSAYPIVADRPKLPIALLRLLLATPYADVAAMERIVSSSDLDWTIVRLNRLTDGPATGDLQVSCGLLARPRSLSRADAAALLVRTARDPALIRTAVNVGG; from the coding sequence ATGAGCGCGAACAACGGAAACCCGAACCACAGGATCGTGATCTTCGGTGCTACCGGCCGTACCGGCCGCCTCGCGGTGGCTCAGGCGGTCCGTGAAGGGCACGAGGTCGTCGCCTTCACCCGCGGAACGCGACCACCCGACTCCGCGTCGGCCGTGGTGACCGGCGACCCCCGCGATCACCGCGCGGTATGCGAGGCGCTGGAGGGCGCCGACGCGGTGATCTCCACGCTGCCCGGCGGCAACCGCCGCGATCCCCACCTGGCCGCCGAGGTCACCGGCACGATCGTCAACGCCATGACCGAGCTGGGCGTCCGACGCCTGGTGGTGACCAGCGCCTACCCCATCGTCGCGGACCGTCCCAAGCTGCCCATCGCCCTGCTGCGCCTTCTGCTGGCCACCCCCTACGCCGACGTGGCCGCGATGGAGCGGATCGTCTCATCCAGCGATCTGGATTGGACGATCGTACGGCTGAACCGTCTCACCGACGGTCCCGCCACCGGCGACCTCCAGGTCTCCTGCGGTCTGCTCGCCCGGCCGCGCTCCCTTTCCCGGGCCGACGCAGCGGCCCTCCTCGTCCGCACCGCCCGGGACCCGGCCCTGATCCGCACCGCCGTCAACGTCGGCGGCTGA